The proteins below are encoded in one region of Festucalex cinctus isolate MCC-2025b chromosome 2, RoL_Fcin_1.0, whole genome shotgun sequence:
- the LOC144013689 gene encoding FERM, ARHGEF and pleckstrin domain-containing protein 1-like, producing the protein MVEPADRPSTAGHRLGAPESFGVSTLEPGLRPPAQAPGRKVSIRVQMLDDTQEVFQISQRSPGKVLFDLICVHLNLVEGDYFGLEYQDHRKMTVWLDLLKPTMKQIRRPKNTILRFVVKFFPPDHTQIMEELTQYLFALQIKRDLACGNLICNDSSAALMVSHIIQSEIGDFDETQSWQHLLHNKYLPDQDAIRDKITDCHRKHVGQTPAESDYQLLEIARRLEMYGVRLHPAKDREGTKLSLAVAHTGVLVFQGYTKINAFNWSKIRKLSFKRKRFLIKLRADPAQSGHHDTLEFAMASRDCCKIFWKICVEYHAFFRLFEEPKPKPKPILFTRGSSFRFSGRTQKQIIDYVKDSELKKVPFERKHSKILSSSSMPHQSSSCRSQVPKESVTSVPVEDRPDSAGQVDSNGAQELPGATSSTNGFRDNTAAPGSDARQTHKDKHLLNPGSPDSEASPLKGHHPGVNANGILNGDIPVGVVAPSQLSPLASPLLGDAGYVRNDDEDEARRKKFPTDKAYFIAKELLTTERTYLKELQVITESFQRIAEKDEEAFPVAVRNLISANYDPIYKFHQGFLKEVEQRLAQWEGRSNAHIKGDYQRIGDVLLKNIQSLRQLTTHLQKHSECLVELERTCRSSRKAEALCGELEQQRVCYLPFNIFLLRPLHRLLHYKLILERLCKHYPPTHEDFRDCRAALADITELALQLQGTMMKMENFQKLLELKKDLTGIDNLAIPGREFIRLGCLSKLSGKGLQQRMFFLFSDSLVYTSRGMTPSNQFKVHGQLPLFGMTITESEEEWGVPHSFTLFGQQQSVVVAASCAAEMERWVEDIRMAIDLADQINGPHMDLLSTSPSDNKLLEEGGAEHESEEELCGSRSSLERQAQRGNTTVHVCWHRNTSVSMVDFSIAVENQLSGNLLRKFKNSNGWQKLWVVFTNFSLFFYKSHQDDYPLASLPLLGYAVTIPSESENIHKDYVFKLHFKSHVYYFRSESEYTFERWMEVIRSATCSTSRSLPSARKDLY; encoded by the exons CAACGCTCCCCCGGCAAAGTGCTATTCGACCTTATTTGTGTCCATCTCAACCTGGTGGAGGGAGACTATTTTGGGCTGGAGTACCAGGACCACCGCAAGATGACT GTGTGGCTGGACCTGCTGAAGCCAACGATGAAGCAGATCCGAC GGCCAAAGAACACTATTCTTCGTTTCGTGGTCAAGTTCTTCCCTCCTGACCACACGCAGATCATGGAGGAGCTGACTCA GTATCTGTTTGCGCTGCAGATCAAGCGCGACCTGGCCTGCGGTAATCTCATCTGCAATGACTCGAGCGCCGCCCTGATGGTCTCCCACATTATACAGT CGGAGATAGGAGACTTTGATGAGACCCAGAGCTGGCAGCATCTTCTGCACAATAAATACCTGCCAGACCAAGACGCCATCCGGGACAAGATCACCGACTGTCACCGCAAACATGT CGGACAGACCCCCGCAGAGTCAGACTACCAGCTGCTGGAAATCGCCCGGCGACTTGAAATGTATGGCGTTCGCCTGCACCCGGCAAAGGACCGCGAGGGTACCAAACTCAGCTTGGCTGTGGCCCACACCGGGGTGCTAGTGTTCCAG ggttacacaaaaataaacgccttcAACTGGTCCAAGATTCGCAAACTCAGCTTCAAACGCAAACGATTTCTTATCAAGCTGAGAGCTGACCCTGCT caAAGTGGTCACCATGACACGCTGGAGTTTGCAATGGCCAGCAGGGACTGCTGCAAGATCTTCTGGAAGATCTGTGTCGAGTATCACGCCTTCTTTAGACTCTTTGAGGAGCCCAAGCCCAAACCCAAGCCCATCCTCTTCACTAGAGGATCCTCATTCCGCTTCAG TGGTCGCACCCAGAAGCAGATCATTGATTATGTGAAAGATTCTGAGCTAAAAAAGGTTCCGTTTGAAAG GAAGCACAGTAAGATTCTGTCAAGTAGCAGCATGCCCCATCAGTCCTCTTCCTGCAGATCGCAAGTGCCAAAAGAG AGTGTCACATCTGTGCCGGTGGAAGATCGACCAGACTCAGCCGGACAAGTGGACTCTAACGGTGCACAGGAGCTGCCAGGGGCCACGTCTTCCACCAACGGCTTCCGTGATAATACCGCAGCTCCCGGCTCAGATGCCAGGCAGACCCACAAAGACAAGCATCTCCTCAATCCAG GAAGTCCTGACTCTGAGGCCTCCCCACTGAAAGGTCACCACCCGGGTGTGAACGCTAACGGCATTCTGAACGGAGACATTCCCGTCGGCGTGGTGGCCCCAAGTCAGCTGTCACCTCTCGCCAGCCCTCTGCTCGGTGACGCCGGATACGTTCGTAacgatgatgaggatgaggcCAGGAGGAAG AAGTTTCCCACAGACAAGGCCTATTTCATCGCAAAGGAACTGTTGACCACTGAGCGGACCTACCTCAAAGAATTGCAGGTCATCACTGAG TCTTTCCAACGTATTGCAGAGAAAGATGAAGAAGCATTTCCAGTCGCTGTTCGGAACCTGATATCAGCCAATTATGATCCAATCTACAAGTTCCACCAAGGTTTCCTCAAGGAGGTGGAGCAGAGACTGGCACAATG ggAGGGTCGATCCAATGCACACATCAAGGGAGACTATCAACGAATTGGCGATGTTCTGCTGAAGAACATTCAGAGTCTGAGG CAGCTGACGACTCATCTGCAGAAACATTCGGAGTGCCTGGTGGAGCTGGAACGAACCTGTCG GTCCAGTCGCAAGGCGGAGGCTCTGTGCGGAGAACTGGAGCAGCAGAGGGTGTGCTACCTCCCCTTTAACATTTTCCTCCTACGGCCGCTCCACCGCCTGCTGCACTACAAACTCATCCTGGAGAGGCTCTGCAAGCACTACCCGCCCACCCATGAAGACTTCAGGGACTGCAGAG CGGCCCTGGCAGACATCACAGAGTTGGCGCTGCAGCTGCAAGGTACCATGATGAAGATGGAGAACTTTCAAAAGCTTCTTGAGCTCAAGAAAGATCTGACTGGCATTGACAATCTGGCCATCCCTGGCAGG GAATTCATCCGGCTTGGATGCCTCAGTAAGCTCTCGGGGAAAGGCCTGCAACAGAGAATGTTTTTCCTG TTCAGCGATTCCTTGGTTTACACTAGTCGAGGGATGACTCCATCCAACCAGTTCAAAGTCCATGGCCAGTTACCCCTCTTTGGAATGACG ATTACAGAGAGTGAAGAGGAGTGGGGTGTCCCTCATTCTTTTACCCTGTTTGGCCAACAGCAGTCAGTGGTGGTGGCAGCCAG CTGTGCGGCCGAGATGGAGCGGTGGGTGGAGGACATCAGGATGGCAATTGACCTGGCCGACCAAATCAACGGCCCCCACATGGATCTGCTCTCCACCAGCCCCTCTGATAATA AGCTTCTGGAAGAAGGCGGGGCCGAGCACGAGTCCGAGGAGGAGCTCTGCGGCTCGCGCTCGTCTCTGGAGCGCCAAGCTCAGCGCGGTAACACCACAGTTCACGTGTGCTGGCATCGCAACACCAGCGTGTCCATGGTGGACTTCAGTATTGCTGTGGAG AACCAGCTCTCAGGGAACCTGCTGAGAAAGTTCAAGAACAGTAATGGTTGGCAGAAACTCTGGGTGGTCTTCACCAATTTCAGCCTCTTTTTCTACAAGTCACACCAG GACGACTACCCTCTGGCCAGCCTTCCTCTGCTAGGCTACGCCGTCACCATCCCGTCCGAGTCGGAGAACATCCACAAGGACTACGTCTTCAAACTTCACTTCAAGTCCCACGTCTACTATTTCCGATCGGAGAGCGAGTACACATTCGAACG GTGGATGGAGGTGATCCGCAGTGCCACGTGCTCCACCAGCCGTTCCCTGCCAAGCGCCAGGAAAGACCTTTATTGA